From a single Lolium rigidum isolate FL_2022 chromosome 7, APGP_CSIRO_Lrig_0.1, whole genome shotgun sequence genomic region:
- the LOC124674508 gene encoding uncharacterized protein LOC124674508 translates to MGVREPVAMEIPLEEGAAARVPPRIRRRLLEGRTAGGGGGQTSAEEIEARLKEAEQRRQQFYDWLSCKARKKPRSPSWSSQEEDYGQRLEARLQAAEQKRLSFLAKAQDRLAKLDELRQAAKNDVELRFEKEKEELETRVESRVRQAEENRMRLLNADMERRAALKERTAKSLVQKATSDSKHTEQVRSAIMRKRAAAEKKRLALLEAEKRKAHARLAHIQRVAETVCSQRETERIKLKEHLDSKLQRAKRKRAEYLKQRGSPRSSAHADYIKHADFLSRKLARCWRNFVKSQKTTHALVQAYNALGINEKSVKSMPFEELAMSIESPAALGATKALLDRLEKRLIVGSSTAENIDHLLKRLVSPKRKTPQSRTRVAAKRPARTSEPSRPSRYSPRVVLCAYMILAHPGAVLSGQGEQEKLLMESAANFVREFELLVKTVLEGPGRASRHPSLDTDAAESSSCQMPSHVTGQSKFRTQLVSFDKAWCSYLYRFVVWKVKDARSLEGDLVRAACKLELSMMQTCKLTSDGQSQDLTHDMKAIQNQVTDDQKLLREKVQHLSGDAGIERMNSALSDMRSKFFEAKENGSQLATPVANVSTPLSINPSGQLPPADVNVSSKADAGGFGAPSASSTSPVSLPTDNEQMVNEMLHENGGAFAVNSDDASTIEKDFQARVRETMEKAFWDVVTDSMKGDKPDYSQLINLVKEVRDSLHDLAPKGWKEEILGNIDVEILTQVLESGSQDTQYLGQIMHYSLDMVRKLSAAAKEDEMKKSHDKLLSELAASSEVNGNGVSSFVIAVIKGLRFTLEEIKELQAEVSKARIQMMQPMIKGSAGVEYLQKTFGDRYGPPASAPASLPATLQWVSASKNMVDAEWSEHLGSLSVLPAADHAQPLVTVLRAGHGAPGGQTASLSAAGSSGLPECTGEKVDKLVRIGLLQLIGGMEGLQLQSTPESFHLNFMRLRAVQGQFQGVIVMATSMLVLRQVLMSENPKITPLELENIISELFGTLVKLLDNSREAGTEDIVEAMMSSSASAGTSSDEKIQSRRQIITRVFLKSLQADDVVFKKVSRAVHCAFRGVVLGGSGLKGQKLAEAALRRVGAGKLVDRVVKAAEVLIRVATVSEKVHGPWYKALA, encoded by the exons ATGGGGGTGAGGGaaccggtggcgatggagataccgctggaggagggcgcggcggcgagggtgcCGCCGCGGATCAGGAGGAGGCTGCTCGAGGGCAGGAccgccggcggcggaggcggccagACCAGCGCCGAGGAGATCGAGGCCAGGCTCAAGGAGGCGGAGCAACGGAGACAG CAATTCTACGATTGGTTGTCCTGCAAAGCAAGGAAGAAGCCACGGAGCCCGTCGTGGTCATCTCAAGAGGAGGATTACGGACAGCGCCTCGAAGCCAGGCTTCAGGCAGCTGAGCAGAAAAGGCTAAGCTTCTTGGCCAAGGCACAGGACCGGCTGGCCAAGTTGGATGAACTCCGACAAGCAGCTAAGAATGACGTCGAACTGAGGTtcgagaaggagaaggaagagctCGAGACTAGAGTCGAGTCTCGTGTCCGGCAGGCAGAGGAGAACCGTATGCGCCTGCTGAATGCAGATATGGAGAGGCGGGCCGCACTCAAGGAGAGAACCGCAAAGTCCCTGGTGCAGAAGGCAACATCTGATAGCAAGCACACGGAGCAGGTGCGCTCTGCTATAATGCGAAAGCGTGCTGCAGCTGAGAAGAAACGGCTGGCATTGTTAGAAGCTGAGAAGAGGAAGGCTCATGCTCGGCTCGCGCATATTCAGCGGGTAGCCGAGACCGTGTGCAGCCAGAGGGAAACAGAGAGGATTAAACTTAAAGAACATCTGGATAGCAAACTTCAGAGG GCGAAGAGGAAGAGAGCTGAGTACTTGAAGCAGCGCGGAAGTCCTCGCAGTTCTGCCCATGCCGATTACATCAAGCATGCAGATTTCCTTTCAAGAAagctggcgag ATGCTGGAGAAATTTTGTGAAGTCCCAGAAGACAACACATGCCTTGGTTCAAGCTTACAATGCCTTGGGAATTAATGAAAAATCTGTCAAGTCAATGCCATTTGAGGAATTAGCTATGTCGATAGAATCTCCCGCAGCTCTTGGGGCCACCAAAGCATTACTTGACCGGTTGGAGAAAAGGCTGATTGTAGGTTCGTCAACCGCGGAAAATATTGACCATCTACTGAAGCGCCTTGTGTCTCCAAAGAGAAAGACACCTCAGAGTAGAACAAGGGTTGCAGCAAAAAGGCCAGCAAGAACTTCTGAACCAAGCAGGCCGTCGAGGTACTCACCGAGGGTGGTACTCTGTGCTTACATGATCCTGGCTCATCCTGGTGCTGTTTTAAGTGGACAAGGTGAGCAAGAGAAACTTCTGATGGAGTCGGCAGCAAACTTTGTCAGGGAGTTTGAGCTGTTGGTTAAGACAGTACTTGAGGGACCAGGAAGAGCCTCAAGGCACCCATCCCTTGATACTGATGCTGCTGAATCATCCAGTTGCCAGATGCCTTCTCATGTTACTGGTCAGAGTAAATTCAGGACACAGTTGGTTAGTTTTGACAAAGCGTGGTGCAGTTATCTTTACCGCTTTGTGGTGTGGAAAGTAAAAGATGCAAGATCACTGGAGGGTGATCTTGTTAGGGCTGCATGCAAGCTTGAGCTATCAATGATGCAAACATGCAAGTTAACATCAGATGGGCAGTCACAAGACCTTACCCATGATATGAAGGCGATTCAGAATCAGGTCACTGACGACCAAAAACTCCTCAGAGAGAAGGTTCAGCATCTGAGTGGTGATGCAGGCATTGAGCGTATGAACTCTGCTCTCTCAGATATGAGGTCGAAGTTCTTTGAAGCGAAGGAGAATGGAAGTCAATTGGCAACACCGGTTGCAAATGTATCAACGCCTCTGAGTATTAATCCGTCTGGGCAGCTCCCACCTGCTGATGTTAATGTCAGTTCCAAGGCAGATGCAGGAGGGTTTGGAGCTCCTTCAGCAAGCAGTACATCACCAGTGAGTTTGCCGACAGATAATGAGCAAATGGTCAATGAGATGCTTCATGAGAACGGTGGTGCATTTGCTGTCAACTCTGATGATGCCAGTACCATCGAGAAGGATTTCCAAGCTAGAGTGAGAGAAACCATGGAGAAAGCTTTCTGGGATGTTGTTACTGACTCAATGAAAGGAGACAAACCTGACTACAGCCAACTTATCAACCTGGTAAAGGAAGTGAGGGATTCGTTGCACGATTTGGCTCCCAAGGGATGGAAGGAGGAAATCCTGGGGAACATTGACGTCGAAATTTTGACTCAG GTACTTGAGTCAGGTTCCCAGGACACGCAATACCTGGGGCAGATTATGCATTACTCCCTGGATATGGTTAGAAAACTATCTGCTGCTGCAAAGgaggatgagatgaagaaaagtcATGACAAATTATTGAGCGAGTTGGCTGCAAGTTCTGAAGTTAATGGCAATGGTGTCAGCTCGTTTGTTATTGCTGTCATCAAGGGCCTGCGTTTCACTCTGGAGGAAATAAAG GAACTGCAAGCAGAAGTGAGCAAGGCACGTATTCAGATGATGCAACCTATGATAAAAGGCTCTGCTGGAGTGGAGTACCTGCAGAAGACTTTCGGAGATCGCTATGGACCTCCTGCCAGTGCACCAGCTTCCCTCCCTGCTACTCTGCAATGGGTTTCAGCATCAAAGAATATGGTGGATGCAGAATGGAGTGAACATCTGGGCTCTCTTTCAGTTCTGCCAGCAGCGGATCAT GCTCAGCCCCTTGTTACAGTGCTCCGAGCTGGCCATGGAGCTCCAGGGGGACAAACTGCTTCCTTGTCTGCAGCAGGTAGTTCAGGTTTACCAGAGTGCACAGGAGAAAAGGTTGACAAGCTGGTGAGGATTGGCTTGCTGCAGCTTATTGGTGGTATGGAGGGGTTGCAATTGCAGTCAACTCCTGAGAGCTTCCATCTCAACTTTATGAGATTGAGGGCCGTCCAGGGCCAATTCCAAGGAGTGATTGTGATGGCTACAAG CATGCTCGTCCTGCGCCAAGTCTTGATGAGTGAGAATCCTAAGATAACTCCCTTAGAGCTGGAGAACATCATCTCAGAACTCTTCGGCACTCTGGTGAAgctgctggacaactcccgcgagGCAGGCACCGAAGACATCGTGGAGGCGATGATGAGCTCATCGGCCTCAGCTGGCACTTCATCAGATGAGAAGATCCAGAGCAGGAGGCAGATAATAACCCGGGTGTTCCTTAAGAGCCTCCAGGCCGACGATGTGGTCTTCAAGAAGGTCTCCCGGGCTGTCCACTGCGCCTTCCGCGGCGTCGTCCTCGGCGGCAGCGGCCTCAAGGGCCAGAAGCTGGCAGAGGCGGCCCTGCGCCGCGTCGGTGCGGGGAAACTCGTTGACCGGGTGGTGAAGGCCGCCGAAGTGCTGATCAGGGTGGCGACTGTCTCGGAGAAGGTCCATGGCCCGTGGTACAAAGCGCTCGCCTGA